GGCCGGGTCGTAGGCATTGCCGGTGCAGCCGAACAGCTCGTTGAAGCTGTGCGAGCCGAGGCCGAACTCGGGCGTGTTGGTCTTGCCGATGACGATGGCGCCGGCCGCCTTCATGCGCGCCACCATCAGGCCGTCTTCCTTGGGGATGAAGTCCTTCATCAGCGGCGAGCCCAGCGTGGTGCGCAAGCCGGCGGTGAGGGCCAGGTCCTTGATCGCCTGCGGCAGGCCATGCATCCAGCCCATCGCCTCGCCGCGCTGCAACTGCGCGTCGCGCGCATCCGCTTCGCGTAGCAGCTCGGCCTCGTCGCGCAGGCTGACGATGGCCTTGTGCACCGGGTTCAGCGCGGCGATGCGGGCCAGCGTGGCATGCATCAGCTCGCGGCAGGAAAGCTGCCGCGCATGGATGGCGGCGCTGAGGGCGTGGGCGGGCAGTTCGGTGGGGTCCATGGCGTGGCCCGGCTCAGGGCGTCTGCGGCAGCAGGCGCTGCTCCACCGCCGGCAGCTCATGCACCGAAACCCATTCCGACTTGTCGGCCCGGAACAGGTAGGCCGGGCCGTCGCGCCTGATGGCGGCCAGCGTGGCCCTGGCCTCGTCGTGGCGGCCCAGTGCCTGCTGGGCCTTGGCCTTGACGATCAGGGCCAGATCGCACCAGGGGAACTGGGCGAGCGCGGCCTGGGTCTTGCGCAGCGCGGCGTCCGCGTCCTTGCCCTGCAGCGAGATCCAGGCATCCAGGGCCCGCAGGTTGGGGTCGGTGGCATCCAGCAGCAGGGCTTCCTTGAGCTGGATGGTGGCGGCCTCGGTGCGGCCGGCGCGCAGCAGGTCGCGCACATAGTCGGCGCGCAGCGGCACGAGGCCGGTGCGCAGGCGCAGCACCTTCTCGTACTGCGCAAAGGCTTCGTCCCAGCGCTGCGCCAGCGCCAGCGTGGCGGCGCGGCCCCAGAGGCCCTCGGGGCTGTCGGCCTGGTAGGCCAGCACCTTTGCATAACTGTCCAGGGCCGCGTCCACATCGCCCTGCTTGCGCTGGTAGTCGGCCAGCGCCAGGTCGACGCGGAACTGGTCCTCGCCCTTGAGCTCGTCGCGCCGCGCGCTTAAGCCGGCGATCACCTCGGCCAGCGGCTGGCCGGTGTGCCAGAGCGCCTCGGCGGCGGCGGTCTTGATGCCGCCGCTCAAGGGGTGGCGCTGCAGGGCGCGCGTTGCCAGCGCGTCGACCGGCGCGCGCTCGCCCTTCAGCGAGATGCCGTAGAGCGCGGCACCCAGCACCACCTCGTCGTCCGGCGCCACCTGCAGCGCGCGTTCGAAGCGCGTCAGGGCCGGCGCCAGCTCGCCGTCTTCCAGCTGCTGGCGCGCGCCGTTCACCAGCGCGATCGGCAGGCTGGCCTGCACGTCCTGCTTGGCCATCAGCCGGCGCTCCAGCGCCTGCAGCTCGGGGTCGATGCTGGCGAGGCGCTCGCGCACGATCTCGCGCGGGTCGTAGGCATCTCGGCGCGGCGAGTCGAGCGCGTTGGCGCCCTCGGCGAAGTATTCCCATACCGAGCCGCCGGCATAGCGCGAGAGGAAGCCGTTGCCGGTGGCGGCGTCGCGCTCCTTGGCGCGGCGATACAACTCCTGGATCTCGCGCCACTGGTCGGCGGTGAGCACGCCGTGCACCTGGTGGCTGAGCTCATGCAGCACGGTGTTGTAGCGCTCGAAGATGGAGCGCTCCACATCCTCGATGCCGGTGACGGTGTGGTGGCCGCCCATGCCGCGCACATCGTCCCAGAGGCGCGAGTCGTACTCGATACGCGCGTCCTTCAGCGCCTTGGCGCCCGGGGTGTCCGAGAGCTTCATGTAGAGCGGCTTGATGTAGTGGGTGGCGCCGCCCTCCACCAGCAGGGGGATGAAGGCCTGCCAGGGCGCGACCGAGAGCGCCACGCGCTTTTGGTGGCGCGGCGAGAGCTCGGCCCAGTTCAGCACATAGCGCTCGATCGCCGGCACGGTGGGCATGGGGGTGGCGGCAAAGCGGCGCTCGTCGGCGGCGCGGTGCACGCTCTGCAGCATGCGCTGCGATTCCAGCGCCTTGGCCAGCACCGCGTGCGCCCGGCCCAGGCCGGGCAGGCGGCGCAGCGCGGCAAAAGCATGGTCGCGCGCGGCCTCGAAGCGGCCGGCGGCAAACGCGTCGGAGGCCTGGCGCACCAGGGCCGTCGCGGCCTGGAAGGCGCTGGCGTCGGCGGCGGCGAGCTGGCTGTAGTTCTGGCGCGCGTAGCCATTGCCCAGCAGGTAATGCGCGGCCTCGTGATAGGGGTTGAGCTTGACGGCCTGCTCGGCGGCGGCGATGGCATCGTCGGTGCGGCCCAGGCGTATCAAGGTATCGGCCAGGGCCTGGTAGCCGTCGGCCGTGGGCGCGGCCGCGAGGCTGGCGCGCAGCTGCTGGTGCGAGGCGTCGAAGTCGCGCTGCTGGTAGGCCAGCTGGCCCAGGCCCTTGAGCGCGGCGGCCTTGTCTGCCGCGGTTCCCTCGGCCATTCCTTCGGCCGCACTGGCGCGCTGCAGCGCGCCGTCAAAGCATTGCCTGGCGCGCTCGAAGTCGCGCGTCTCCAACGCCAGCCGGCCGGCGTACTGCAGGTCCACCGGCGCGCTGTTGGCGGCCAGGCGCGTGCGGCGGTCCAGCTCGGCCATGTCCTCGCGCATCCACAGCCATTGGTAGATCAGCGCGCGCTCGGCCGGGCTCGGCGCGGCCTTGGCCAGCAGGGGCTTGAGCCGCGGCGCGGCGGCGCGGAAGTCCTGCCGCTGCAGCAGCGCGGCAAGGCGGGACGGCGCCGATGTCGTTGCGGTGGCGGCCGTGGTGCTGGCGACGGCAGCGGCTACGCCGGGGGTGGCCAGACCTTGCAGGGCGGCCAGCAGCAGCATCAAGCTGCCGAGGTGTTTGTGGTGTGGCGCTGCGCGCATCGGGCTTGTCTCCTTCTTGGAAGCCGCGATGCTAGCGCCTCAAGGGCGCCGTGCCTGTCGGCACTGACCCCGCTCAGGCCACCGTCAGCGTCGGCTCCGGCAGCGCCACCTGGTCGTCCACGCTGAACTGGTAGTCGCGGAAGACATGCTCGGCGGTGAGCAGCTGGTAGCTGCCGTCGGGCAGGCGGTGGGTGGTGTCCTTCAGGCGCCAGGCGGTCTGGCCGCAGGTCCAGATCTCGAAGTTGCGCATGTGCGTGCACAAGCAGGTCTTGTCCATCACATGGATGCGGCGCTCGCCCGGGTGCGCGGCCACCTCGCGGTTGTAGGCCGTGACGTAGGCGCATTTGCCGTTGGCGTCGAGCAGATAGCCGTAGGCCTCGCAGTTCGGGCGGATGCCGTCGCCGATGCCGGGGCTGGCCTTGATCATGCGCATCGGGTAGCCGGTGGGCGAGATCTGGTTGACCTCGATGTCGTCCTCGCCGGCCTTGAAGTACTCCTGCTTCACGTCATCGGGCAGGCCGCATTCCTTGGTGACGGTGAAGCGCGTGGCCACCTGCACGCCGGCCGCGCCCAGCTGCAGCATGCGCACCGCGTCGCTGCCGGTGAAGATGCCGCCGGCCGCGATCACCGGGATCTCTAGCTTCTCGTCCTGCAGGTACTGGACGATTTCCTTCACGATGGTGGCCAGGTCGTACTCGGCCCAGTCCATGCCGAAGCCCAGGTGGCCGCCGGCCAGCGGGCCTTCCACCACCACGTAGTCGGGCAGGCGGTTCAGGCGGCTGTTCTTCTTCAGGAACAGCTGCAGCGCGCGCAGCGAGGAGACGATGATGCCCAGCTTGGCCTCGCGGAAGCGCGGGTGCTGCTCGATCAGCGCAAATGAGCCCAGGTGCAGGCCGGCCGCCAGGGTGATGCCGTCGATGCCCGCATCCAGCGCGGCGTTCATGCGCACCGCCAGGGTCTCCTTGGGCGCATTCATCGTCAGCTTTTCCATGCAGTTGATGAAGATGAGGCCCTTGCCCTGCTTGCGGGCCATGGTGCCCTCCACATGCAGGCGGGTGGCCTCGGTCAACTGCTCCAGGCTGAACTTGACCGGAGACTTGTCCTCCGAGTCCATGTTGTATTTGTAGAGGGCCTGCTTGGCCTTGACGAACTTGGTCTGGTAGCGGCGGTCGGTCACCGTCGGCACCATGGCGTCGGAGATATGGCCCACGCCACCGAGGCGGGCCGCTTCCAGTGCCAGATCGGCAGAGGAAATGTCCACCCCCATACCGCCGATCACGATGGGCACCAGTTCGTGGCGGCCCATCTTGAGGCGGAAATCGTCCAGGCGTTGCATCATCGGCTTTCTTCAATCAGGAAGGGGCGTGAGCGCCCCGGAGCCGGTCGGCTCCATGAAATTGGGTTGCCGAGTCTAAATCATCGGCACCCAGGATCCCTGAAAACCCACCCCGACGCTATTGAGCTTGGTCAAGCGCGCGGCACATGGCCGGCGCGCGCCAGCGTGGCCGCCACGGCCGCCGGGCAACAAATGAAACCGCCGCCGCCGCGCATCGAAACCGGGCTGATACCTGCGCTTCGCACCATCTCGACATCGCCAACCAGCGAGTCAAGCCCTCTTTCCCTTATCCAACTCAACCGTTCAGGAGTCCACCATGACATGCGCACGCAGCATCAGCTTCACCATCCCCGGCTCGGCCCAGGCGCCGGGCGTGCTCGTCACCGCCACCGAGCATGACGGCAAGATCGACTTTGCGCTGGCCCTGAGCGGCCCGGCCGGCACCACCGCCGACATGCGCGGCCTGTTCTTCGACCTGGCCGACGACAGCAAGCTGGCCGGCCTCAAGACCAGCGGCAGCCCGCTGATCACTGATTTCGACACCGTGGACGTGATCGACCTGGGCAACGGTGCCAATATGAGCGGCGCGGCCTCGCCCTATGACGTGGGCCTGGAGTTCGGCACCCAGGGCATCGCCAAGGACGACATCAAGTCCATCAGCTTCACCCTGTCCAATACCGCCAACAACCTGACGCTGGACGACATCGCCCATATGGACTTCGGCGCCCGGCTGGCGAATGTGGGCGTCACCGGCGGCCCGCGCAACGACCTGGCCAAGCTGACCACCGTCGCGCCAGCAGCCCCCGACGCCCATGACGACAGCGTCAGCGGCTTCGAAGACGGCCAGGCCGGCCTTGCCAGCCCCAGCCACCAGCCCGCCGGCCTGCTGCTGCAGGTGCTGGCCAACGACAGCGACGCCGATGGCCAGACCCTCACCATCACACATGTGGAAGGCGCCCAGCACGGCACGCTGCAGATCGTCGACGGTGCCGACGCCGACAACCTGGCCGGCGATGCCATCCTCTACACCCCCGATGCCGACTTCGCCGGCACCGAGACCCTGGGCTACTGCATCAGCGACGGCCATGGCGGCGTGGACGGCGCCCACATCAACCTCAGCCTGGCCGCGGTGGCCGACCGCCCGCAGCTGGACGTGCAGATGCTGGAGGGCGACAGCGTCAACCAGATCAAGTTCATCGTCACCGCCACCCAGACCGACGCCGATGGCTCCGAGTACATCGACCGCATCGAAGCCCTGGGCCTGCCGGCCGGCGCCACGCTGACGCCCTCGGGCGTCAACCCGGGCACGCAGCCGGGCCAGCTGGTGCAGGAATTCGTGCTCACCCTGCCCGAGGGCCAGGACAGCAAGTTCGACCTCAGCTTCCAGGCCATCGCCAAGGAAAAGAGCAATGGCGACGAGCAGGCCGCCAGCCAGAGCTTCAAGATCGAGATCGACCATACCCACCAGCAGGCCGAGCAGCGCTTCGATACGCTGGACCAGAGCATGTGGGGCAGCGGCGCCGCCACCGACATCCACACCGACGACTTCTACGGCCTGGACGAGCATGGCGCCGCCAAGAGCGAGCCCGGCGACACCCTGGTGTACGACTTCTCGGCCGGCTACACGCTGGGTTTTCGCCAGCAGATCGACATCGAGGGCGGCGACATCGACGCCTCGCTGACCTATGACGTGACGCTGGACGCCACCCACAACAAGACGCTGGACACCTTGCTGATCAAGACCGACGCGGACCTGGTCGCTGGCAGCTTCGACACCTCCGGCCCGCAGGCCGCCTACCAGCTCGACTTCAAGGCCCTGCTCTCGCTCTATGCCTATGCGGGCGTCAACATCGGCGATGTGCTGGAGATCCCGCTGACCGTGCCGCCGGTGGACATCAAGCTGGACGGCAGCACCAACATCATCGATTTCGACACCCACGACCTCGACTTCGACATCGACAGCATGGGCCTGCAAGCGCATATGTCCTGGCCCGATCTGCTCGCCGATGGCAGCGTCAAGTCGCTCGCCGACGGCCAGTTCGCCGGCACCGCCGAGGCGCAGTTCCTGAACATGAATTTCGACGTCGACCAGTTCCTGCTGGGCGGCAACGATGCGATGAAGCTGGAGCTGGACCTGGGCCTGGTGTGGGGTTCGCTGGACCTGATCGACTTCGACATCTTCGGCGGCGCCAGCATCCAGCAGAAGTTCCTGATGGACGAGCAGAAGCTCACCGGTGTGCTGCACTTCGAGGACGGCTCGACCCAGACCTTCCAGATGGGCGAGGACATCAAGATCGCGAACGCCTCGCAGATCGACCTGCACGGCGACGCCGACGGCACGGTGGAATACCAGCTGGAGCTGGTGCCCACGGTCAACCTGAGCAACCGCACCGATCTGCTGGTGGACCTGGACTTCAGCTACGACCTCCTCAAGCTGGCCGGCGGCTACGACGTGGGCTTCTCCTCGGGCAGCCTGAACGAGACCGCCTACCACCTCGGTGGCGCGCTGGTGAACACCGCCATCAATCTGCACGACGAGACGTCGCTGCTGCACTTCGACAGCGAGATGGTGACCTTCGCCTGATGCCGATCTGGGGCGCCCTGAAACAAACGAAACGCACGGGCGCCCACCCCTGAAGCGGGCCTGAAACCCAGGCTTCGGACACTTTATTCATCGACCCGCCCGGAGCCTCTTCATGTCCGCCAAGCCCAGCACCGAACTTTCTCCTCCCCTGGCCCTGGTGGCGCGCGCGCTGCGCCGCTATGCCGGCGCGCTGGGCGGCTTCAGCGTGGCGATCGCCCTGCTGCTGCTGGTGCCCACGGTCTACATGCTGCAGGTCTACGACCGCGTGCTGAGCAGCCGCAACGAGGTCACCCTCGCGCTGCTGACACTGGGGGCGCTGGGCCTGTTCGCGCTGCTGGCGGCGCTCGAGTCGGTGCGCAGCGCGATCTGCGTGCGGCTGGCGGCGGGCGTCAACCGCAGCCTGGCGCCGGAGGTGTTCCGCGCCGCCTTCAGCGCGCCTGCCGGCAGCGCCCAGCAGCTGATGGCCGGCGACCTGGCGACGCTGCGCCAGTTCGTCGCCGGCCCGGTGCCGGCGCTGTGCTTCGACACCCCGCTGGGCCTGCTGTTCCTGGCCATGGCCTTCGCGGTGGATCTCTGGCTGGGCCTGTTCGTGGCCGGCAGCCTGGCCCTGCTGGTGGGCGTGGCGGTCTGGCATGAGCGGCGTGCCCGCGCGCCGGCGCTGCAGGCCAACCGCGCCGCGGCCGAGGCGGCGCAGGCGCTGGCCGAGACCATCA
This portion of the Paucibacter sediminis genome encodes:
- a CDS encoding tetratricopeptide repeat protein gives rise to the protein MRAAPHHKHLGSLMLLLAALQGLATPGVAAAVASTTAATATTSAPSRLAALLQRQDFRAAAPRLKPLLAKAAPSPAERALIYQWLWMREDMAELDRRTRLAANSAPVDLQYAGRLALETRDFERARQCFDGALQRASAAEGMAEGTAADKAAALKGLGQLAYQQRDFDASHQQLRASLAAAPTADGYQALADTLIRLGRTDDAIAAAEQAVKLNPYHEAAHYLLGNGYARQNYSQLAAADASAFQAATALVRQASDAFAAGRFEAARDHAFAALRRLPGLGRAHAVLAKALESQRMLQSVHRAADERRFAATPMPTVPAIERYVLNWAELSPRHQKRVALSVAPWQAFIPLLVEGGATHYIKPLYMKLSDTPGAKALKDARIEYDSRLWDDVRGMGGHHTVTGIEDVERSIFERYNTVLHELSHQVHGVLTADQWREIQELYRRAKERDAATGNGFLSRYAGGSVWEYFAEGANALDSPRRDAYDPREIVRERLASIDPELQALERRLMAKQDVQASLPIALVNGARQQLEDGELAPALTRFERALQVAPDDEVVLGAALYGISLKGERAPVDALATRALQRHPLSGGIKTAAAEALWHTGQPLAEVIAGLSARRDELKGEDQFRVDLALADYQRKQGDVDAALDSYAKVLAYQADSPEGLWGRAATLALAQRWDEAFAQYEKVLRLRTGLVPLRADYVRDLLRAGRTEAATIQLKEALLLDATDPNLRALDAWISLQGKDADAALRKTQAALAQFPWCDLALIVKAKAQQALGRHDEARATLAAIRRDGPAYLFRADKSEWVSVHELPAVEQRLLPQTP
- a CDS encoding nitronate monooxygenase, whose amino-acid sequence is MQRLDDFRLKMGRHELVPIVIGGMGVDISSADLALEAARLGGVGHISDAMVPTVTDRRYQTKFVKAKQALYKYNMDSEDKSPVKFSLEQLTEATRLHVEGTMARKQGKGLIFINCMEKLTMNAPKETLAVRMNAALDAGIDGITLAAGLHLGSFALIEQHPRFREAKLGIIVSSLRALQLFLKKNSRLNRLPDYVVVEGPLAGGHLGFGMDWAEYDLATIVKEIVQYLQDEKLEIPVIAAGGIFTGSDAVRMLQLGAAGVQVATRFTVTKECGLPDDVKQEYFKAGEDDIEVNQISPTGYPMRMIKASPGIGDGIRPNCEAYGYLLDANGKCAYVTAYNREVAAHPGERRIHVMDKTCLCTHMRNFEIWTCGQTAWRLKDTTHRLPDGSYQLLTAEHVFRDYQFSVDDQVALPEPTLTVA
- a CDS encoding Ig-like domain-containing protein translates to MTCARSISFTIPGSAQAPGVLVTATEHDGKIDFALALSGPAGTTADMRGLFFDLADDSKLAGLKTSGSPLITDFDTVDVIDLGNGANMSGAASPYDVGLEFGTQGIAKDDIKSISFTLSNTANNLTLDDIAHMDFGARLANVGVTGGPRNDLAKLTTVAPAAPDAHDDSVSGFEDGQAGLASPSHQPAGLLLQVLANDSDADGQTLTITHVEGAQHGTLQIVDGADADNLAGDAILYTPDADFAGTETLGYCISDGHGGVDGAHINLSLAAVADRPQLDVQMLEGDSVNQIKFIVTATQTDADGSEYIDRIEALGLPAGATLTPSGVNPGTQPGQLVQEFVLTLPEGQDSKFDLSFQAIAKEKSNGDEQAASQSFKIEIDHTHQQAEQRFDTLDQSMWGSGAATDIHTDDFYGLDEHGAAKSEPGDTLVYDFSAGYTLGFRQQIDIEGGDIDASLTYDVTLDATHNKTLDTLLIKTDADLVAGSFDTSGPQAAYQLDFKALLSLYAYAGVNIGDVLEIPLTVPPVDIKLDGSTNIIDFDTHDLDFDIDSMGLQAHMSWPDLLADGSVKSLADGQFAGTAEAQFLNMNFDVDQFLLGGNDAMKLELDLGLVWGSLDLIDFDIFGGASIQQKFLMDEQKLTGVLHFEDGSTQTFQMGEDIKIANASQIDLHGDADGTVEYQLELVPTVNLSNRTDLLVDLDFSYDLLKLAGGYDVGFSSGSLNETAYHLGGALVNTAINLHDETSLLHFDSEMVTFA